One Ricinus communis isolate WT05 ecotype wild-type chromosome 7, ASM1957865v1, whole genome shotgun sequence genomic region harbors:
- the LOC8283357 gene encoding formin-like protein 6, whose amino-acid sequence MKAHSYSHHHHFILSLVLLSLSFPSSFSSPQLPGHRRILHQPLFPANSAPPPETVTESSPPPPPPSDNQEFPTPDQPFFPEVPAGANPDQSQHQPPPASQAATNGSIPIPTATQPAKPAKKVAIAISVGIVTLGMLSGLAFFLYRHRVKHPIETQKLVGGTGINNNSQRFNDESMVPSSSVLYMGTVHPGRTSGEVANVTTNESAPNVSPYRKLNSVKRSDRYRPSPDLQPLPPLPRPPSRHENHNDSDNSPSSSSDEESQGTAFYTPQGSLISNEDTYYTPAIVNNSSSAKRGNANAPVNGHCVPHSKRTSPKSRLSSVASPEMKHVIIPSIKQQPLPSSLPPPPPPPPPPPPPPPQRPKFSAPPPPPPNMAILRSISNQQPGQIPAPPPPPLPMAMSMPRKTGSSSETSVSCTPSTVSSRKQQSWTPSPRAAISKNESVNRGVSLSDKTDAEEHDGGRPKLKPLHWDKVRATSDRATVWDHLNSSSFQLNEDMMETLFGCNPTNPVLSKEPTTRRSVLPVVDHENRVLDPKKSQNIAILLRALNVTRDEVSEALLDGNPESLGAELLETLVKMAPTKEEEIKLREYSGDTSKLGSAERFLKAVLDIPFAFRRVEAMLYRANFDTEVKYLRKSFQTLEVASEELKNSRLFLKLLEAVLRTGNRMNVGTNRGDAKAFKLDTLLKLVDIKGTDGKTTLLHFVVQEIIRSEGANTDSANENLQSSAQSKFREDDFKKQGLQVVSGLSRDLSNVKKAAGMDSDVLSSYVIKLEMGLEKVRSVLQYEKPDMQGKFFNSMKLFLREAEEEITRIKADERKALSLVKEATEYFHGDAAKEEAHPFRIFMIVRDFLTVLDHVCKEVGKMQDKTVMGSARSFRISATASLPVLNRYNMRQDRSSDEESSSP is encoded by the exons ATGAAGGCTCATAGCTATAGTCACCATCATCATTTCATCCTCTCTTTAGTTCTATTATCACTATCATTTCCTTCGTCATTTTCATCTCCACAATTACCTGGTCACAGAAGAATTCTTCACCAGCCATTGTTTCCAGCTAATTCAGCTCCACCACCAGAAACAGTAACAGAATCATCACCGCCGCCTCCTCCGCCGTCTGACAACCAAGAATTTCCAACTCCGGACCAACCATTCTTCCCAGAAGTGCCCGCTGGAGCTAACCCAGATCAAAGTCAACATCAACCGCCACCAGCATCACAAGCAGCAACAAATGGAAGTATACCAATCCCAACAGCAACACAGCCAGCTAAACCAGCTAAAAAGGTTGCAATTGCAATCTCAGTTGGGATTGTTACTCTCGGGATGTTATCTGGTCTTGCATTCTTTTTATACCGTCACCGTGTTAAACACCCAATCGAGACTCAAAAACTCGTGGGTGGCACTGGCATCAATAATAATTCTCAGAGATTCAATGATGAATCAATGGTACCCTCTTCCAGTGTTCTTTATATGGGTACTGTACATCCAGGCAGGACATCAGGAGAAGTCGCTAATGTAACAACAAATGAATCTGCTCCCAATGTTTCGCCTTATCGTAAATTGAATTCTGTCAAGAGATCTGATCGTTATAGGCCTAGTCCCGATTTGCAGCCGCTTCCACCATTGCCTAGACCTCCTTCGCGACATGAGAATCATAATGATAGTGATAATTCTCCATCTTCTTCGTCTGATGAGGAGAGTCAGGGTACTGCTTTTTATACCCCGCAAGGCTCCTTAATCAGCAATGAGGACACCTATTACACCCCTGCAATTGTTAATAACAGCTCTTCGGCAAAGCGTGGTAATGCTAATGCTCCTGTTAATGGCCATTGTGTTCCTCATTCTAAAAGGACTTCTCCCAAGTCAAGATTATCTTCAGTTGCTTCGCCTGAAATGAAACATGTTATCATCCCCTCAATAAAGCAGCAGCCATTACCATCATCCTTGCCACCGCCACCGCCACCGCCACCGCCTCctcctccaccaccaccacaaAGGCCAAAATTCTCAGCTCCTCCACCACCGCCACCAAATATGGCAATTCTCCGATCAATAAGCAACCAGCAACCAGGCCAAATTCCAGCTCCACCACCACCTCCGCTACCGATGGCGATGTCAATGCCAAGAAAAACAGGGTCCTCCTCTGAAACAAGTGTTTCTTGTACGCCTAGCACAGTGTCATCACGGAAGCAACAGTCGTGGACACCAAGTCCAAGAGCTGCCATTTCCAAGAATGAAAGTGTAAATAGAGGGGTAAGTTTATCGGACAAAACTGATGCCGAGGAACATGATGGAGGAAGACCCAAGTTAAAGCCTCTGCATTGGGACAAAGTCAGGGCTACTTCAGACCGGGCTACAGTGTGGGACCACCTCAATTCTAGCTCCTTTCA ATTAAATGAGGATATGATGGAGACTCTTTTTGGCTGCAATCCGACCAATCCGGTTTTATCAAAAGAACCCACAACTAGAAGATCTGTTTTGCCTGTCGTAGACCATGAAAACAGAGTTTTAGATCCAAAGAAATCACAGAATATAGCTATCCTGTTAAGAGCACTCAATGTTACCAGAGATGAAGTTTCTGAAGCTCTTTTAGATG GCAACCCAGAAAGCTTGGGTGCTGAGCTTTTGGAAACTCTCGTGAAGATGGCTCCAACCAAAGAGGAAGAAATAAAACTTCGGGAATACAGCGGTGACACCTCCAAACTAGGGTCTGCAGAACGATTTCTCAAGGCAGTACTTGATATTCCATTTGCTTTTAGAAGAGTTGAGGCCATGCTTTACAGAGCCAATTTTGATACAGAAGTTAAATATTTGAGGAAATCTTTTCAAACCCTTGAG GTAGCGAGTGAGGAACTGAAGAACAGCCGGTTATTCCTAAAACTCCTTGAGGCTGTTCTCAGAACTGGGAACCGGATGAATGTTGGCACAAACCGTGGTGATGCTAAAGCATTTAAACTTGACACACTCTTAAAACTTGTAGATATAAAGGGAACGGATGGGAAGACAACATTGCTCCACTTTGTTGTTCAGGAAATCATTAGATCTGAAGGTGCAAATACTGATTCTGCAAATGAGAATCTGCAGAGCAGCGCCCAGTCAAAGTTCAGGGAGGATGATTTCAAGAAGCAAGGGTTGCAGGTTGTGTCTGGACTGAGTAGAGACCTCAGTAATGTCAAGAAGGCAGCAGGAATGGACTCTGATGTTTTAAGCAGCTATGTGATAAAACTTGAAATGGGGCTAGAGAAAGTCAGATCAGTTTTGCAATATGAGAAGCCAGATATGCAAGGGAAATTTTTCAACTCAATGAAGCTGTTTCTAAGAGAGGCTGAAGAGGAAATCACTAGAATCAAGGCAGACGAAAGAAAGGCTTTATCACTCGTGAAAGAGGCCACTGAATACTTTCATGGGGATGCAGCAAAAGAGGAAGCTCACCCTTTCAGGATTTTCATGATTGTAAGAGATTTCTTAACCGTATTGGATCACGTGTGCAAGGAAGTAGGAAAGATGCAGGACAAAACAGTGATGGGCTCTGCTCGTTCTTTCCGAATATCTGCAACTGCATCACTGCCAGTTCTTAACAGATACAACATGAGACAAGATAGAAGTTCAGATGAGGAAAGCTCTTCTCCTTGA
- the LOC8283358 gene encoding BTB/POZ and TAZ domain-containing protein 4, producing the protein MEKMDEICDEPAEVDMKEPPSPPPLPCLATTSHHRRILKAEHGRTLRGYNCIFTTAKDMWERLFDEGYRADVIINTDNGGSIYAHANILGMASPVMKGMLKQSKGRGRQRSISIRGVPHDSVRIFIRFLYSSCYEKEEMVEFVLHLLVLSHVFVVPDLKKICVQKLVQGFLTTENVVDIFQLALLCDAPRLSLVCHRMIVRNFQEISITEGWKAMRQSHPVLEKELLDSMVDEDKRQKERIRRSKERKIYLQLYEAMEALVHICRDGCRTIGPHDKDFRENQAPCNYEACKGLEQLVRHFASCKLRIPGGCIHCKRMWQLLELHSRLCADSDACRVPLCKNFKARIKRQSKKDEIKWRILVKKIIRTKRIGGSPFFTSAISCYS; encoded by the exons ATGGAAAAAATGGATGAGATATGTGATGAACCTGCCGAAGTTGACATGAAAGAGCCTCCATCGCCACCTCCATTACCGTGTTTGGCGACTACTAGCCACCACCGGAGAATATTAAAGGCGGAACACGGCAGAACCTTGAGAGGATATAACTGTATCTTCACCACCGCAAAGGATATGTGGGAGCGGTTGTTTGATGAAGGATATAGAGCAGATGTTATAATTAATACCGATAATGGTGGCTCTATCTACGCACATGCTAATATTCTT GGAATGGCTTCTCCTGTGATGAAAGGCATGTTAAAACAATCAAAAGGCCGTGGTCGACAACGATCAATCTCAATTCGGGGCGTTCCCCATGATTCTGTTCGAATTTTTATTCGATTCTTGTACTCTTCCTG TtatgagaaagaagaaatggTGGAATTTGTGTTGCATCTGTTGGTGCTGTCTCATGTTTTTGTTGTTCCTGATTTGAAGAAAATATGCGTACAGAAGCTAGTGCAAGGTTTTCTTACAACAGAAAACGTAGTTGACATCTTTCAGCTTGCATTACTATGTGATGCTCCTCGGCTTAGCCTCGTATGTCATCGCATGATTGTGAGAAACTTCCAGGAAATTTCCATTACAGAAGGATGGAAGGCGATGAGACAGAGTCATCCTGTGCTTGAAAAGGAACTTCTCGACTCCATGGTCGATGAAGACAAG AGGCAAAAGGAGAGGATAAGGAGATCAAAAGAGAGGAAGATCTATCTACAATTATACGAAGCCATGGAGGCACTCGTTCATATATGCAGAGATGGCTGTAGGACAATCGGACCACACGATAAAGATTTCAGAGAAAATCAGGCACCCTGCAATTATGAAGCATGCAAGGGACTGGAACAACTCGTTCGCCATTTCGCCAGTTGCAAGCTCAGAATTCCTGGCGGTTGCATCCATTGCAAGAGAATGTGGCAGCTTTTGGAGCTACATTCCCGTCTTTGTGCTGATTCGGATGCATGCAGAGTTCCTTTGTGCAA GAATTTCAAGGCGAGGATCAAAAGACAAAGCAAGAAGGATGAGATTAAGTGGAGAATACTAGTGAAGAAGATCATTAGAACAAAGAGAATTGGAGGATCACCATTTTTTACGTCAGCAATCTCTTGCTATTCCTGA
- the LOC8283355 gene encoding uncharacterized protein LOC8283355 yields the protein MDPRYSGETLKHLEKQNELLMHAYNSVSHELHKLQVEEEMLMRKFYQLMAAHGLPKKNEGNAEMKDGRGVGDSTALLTNTSDDSISGENGQATALVPTSSNEQE from the exons ATGGATCCTAGATATTCTGGGGAGACATTGAA aCATTTGGAGAAGCAGAATGAGTTGTTAATGCACGCATATAATTCAGTGTCTCATGAATTGCATAAGCTTCAG GTTGAGGAAGAAATGCTGATGCGCAAATTTTATCAACTTATGGCTGCACACGGTTTACCTAAAAAG AATGAAGGCAATGCCGAGATGAAAGATGGGAGGGGAGTTGGAGATTCTACTGCTTTACTGACAAATACCAGCGATGATTCCATCAGTGGTGAAAATGGGCAAGCAACTGCATTAGTTCCTACTAGTAGCAATGAACAAGAATGA
- the LOC8283397 gene encoding glucan endo-1,3-beta-glucosidase 3, with protein sequence MLKMGFLLFNLFLLSFLGLTGAGQESIQLLNLYDATPEVIQAMSHSAHPLAISVSLEDLTGVSSSVLKAENWLRTHVLAHFPATKITTIVVGSTILCQNEQDHNLGMILPSLRNIYYSLTRWGIEREVKVSAAFSFNCFNPNSILNKDDLAEKVIRPLLHFLHSVNSTYSINLPPNLSSLSHEAMNLLSSKTESFKKFGSFGPNKINVVVNSQRHKLLMNRKLSTVESKIANPFPARPTPLPETSQPPIHSSIGFSVPANIAKNPHPPLSYAASPPPLSYPHASPPPMVFPFAPQQPPFAGPPAGGPYGYLPPCNPADTTIAPAPALGGIVQELWCVAKPSVPAETLQEALDYACGDGGADCAEIMPNGNCFYPDTVVAHASYAFNSYFQKNKRNGGSCSFGGTAMLITSDPSFLHCRFLLS encoded by the exons ATGTTGAAGATGGGGTTTCTTCTCTTCAACCTCTTCCTCCTCTCTTTTCTGGGTCTTACTg gtGCAGGTCAAGAATCCATTCAACTACTTAATCTTTATGATGCAACTCCTGAGGTTATTCAAGCAATGTCTCATTCAGCTCATCCACTAGCTATATCTGTGAGTCTTGAAGACCTTACTGGAGTTTCAAGCAGTGTTTTGAAGGCTGAGAATTGGCTTAGAACCCATGTTCTAGCTCACTTTCCTGCTACTAAGATCACTACTATTGTTGTGGGTAGCACTATTCTCTGTCAAAATGAACAAGATCACAACTTGGGTATGATTCTACCATCTCTTAGGAACATCTATTACTCACTTACTAGGTGGGGTATAGAAAGAGAAGTCAAAGTTTCTgctgctttttcttttaactgtTTTAACCCAAATTCTATACTTAACAAAGATGATTTAGCTGAGAAAGTTATCAGACCGTTGCTACATTTTCTACATAGTGTAAACTCTACTTATTCTATAAACCTTCCTCCAAATCTCTCTTCTTTATCACATGAAGCAATGAACTTGCTCTCTTCTAAAACAGAATCATTCAAAAAGTTTGGATCTTTTGGCCCGAACAAGATCAATGTGGTAGTTAACAGCCAAAGACATAAACTACTCATGAACAGAAAACTCTCAACTGTAGAATCCAAGATTGCAAACCCATTTCCTGCAAGACCAACTCCATTACCAGAAACCTCACAACCCCCAATCCATTCCTCAATTGGGTTTTCAGTCCCTGCCAATATAGCCAAAAACCCTCATCCTCCACTATCTTATGCTGCCTCTCCACCACCATTGTCCTATCCCCATGCCTCTCCACCTCCAATGGTTTTTCCTTTTGCACCGCAACAGCCTCCTTTTGCTGGTCCACCCGCAGGAGGACCGTACGGTTACTTGCCTCCTTGTAATCCAGCTGACACAACAATAGCACCAGCACCAGCTCTGGGAGGTATAGTGCAGGAACTTTGGTGTGTGGCTAAGCCTAGTGTTCCTGCAGAGACATTGCAAGAAGCATTAGACTATGCTTGTGGTGATGGTGGTGCTGATTGTGCTGAGATTATGCCTAATGGAAACTGTTTCTATCCTGATACTGTTGTTGCTCATGCTTCTTATGCCTTCAATAgctattttcaaaaaaataagagaaatggCGGTAGTTGTAGCTTTGGAGGTACTGCTATGCTAATCACTAGTGACCCAA GTTTTCTTCATTGCAGGTTTCTCCTCAGCTAG